Proteins from a single region of Acanthochromis polyacanthus isolate Apoly-LR-REF ecotype Palm Island chromosome 11, KAUST_Apoly_ChrSc, whole genome shotgun sequence:
- the cdca7b gene encoding cell division cycle-associated 7-like protein codes for MFDGKRTKMTLTSKAPCFKSKFITAELAHLFSQSDSEEEFQGFSEDEEEEGRESFNKQLKNKLMDSEDSDVDTGFYSDGEEASPPKRRSLLVALRFPVKRLSSPKQDSQKRSAKKPVKQNPPSQRSTGRKIMKQKQDKEKKDQEEKDKEDVPSQSLKKRDKNIQENKAMLAKLFADLSTMADLTLPTTPSKKKRTSIKTTPRKRKFEQEVGAERRNPSRKARPPENFAVEEKSEPLNRRSPRTVDIKRLVEVDEDHIGERPKKRKSYTSRRSQYIVKSVDEITKEDLDNIAYRSKDKIWDKENGSSCHQCRQKTLDTKTVCRSGFCVGAKGQFCGPCLKNRYGEDVCTVLLDPTWSCPICRGMCNCSLCRKKEGRCATGILVGLARYNGHDNVHEYLESIQKELQ; via the exons ATGTTCGAcggaaaaaggacaaaaatgactcTCACGTCAAAG GCTCCATGTTTCAAATCCAAGTTTATAACGGCCGAGCTGGCTCATCTGTTCAGCCAGTCGGACAGCGAGGAGGAGTTTCAAGGTTTCAGCgaagatgaggaagaagagggaaGAGAAAGTTTTAATAAACAGCTGAAGAACAAG CTGATGGATTCAGAGGACAGTGATGTGGACACAGGCTTCTACTCTGATGGCGAGGAGGCCTCACCACCAAAGAGGAGGAGTCTTTTAGTAGCCCTgag GTTTCCAGTCAAAAGATTGTCATCCCCCAAACAGGATTCACAAAAAAGAAGTGCCAAAAAGCCAGTCAAACAAAATCCTCCTTCACAGAGATCCACGGGAAGGAAGATAATGAAGCAGAAGCAAGATAAGGAGAAGAAAGATCAGGAAGAGAAAGATAAAGAGGACGTCCCATCTCAGAGCCTAAAGAAACGAGACAAGAATATCCAGGAAAATAAGGCTATG cTGGCTAAGCTGTTTGCTGATCTGAGCACCATGGCTGACCTGACCCTGCCCACCACCCCTTCA AAGAAGAAACGAACGTCAATTAAAACAACACCACGAAAACGCAAGTTTGAACAAGAAGTTGGGGCAGAAAGGAGGAACCCATCCCGAAAGGCTCGTCCCCCTGAGAACTTTGCAGTTGAGGAAAAGAGTGAGCCGCTCAATCGCAGAAGCCCCAGGACTGTAGATATTAAGAGGCTGGTGGAG GTGGATGAAGATCATATTGGAGAGAGGCCAAAAAAGAGGAAGAGCTACACTTCCAGGAGGAGTCAGTATATCGTGAAATCAGTCGATGAGATCACCAAGGAGGACCTGGACAACATAGCGTACCGCAGCAAAGACAAGATCTGGGACAAGGAGAAC GGCAGCTCATGTCACCAGTGCAGACAGAAGACTCTGGACACTAAAACAGTGTGTCGCAGTGGTTTCTGTGTGGGCGCCAAGGGCCAGTTCTGTGGACCGTGTCTGAAGAACCGCTATGGAGAGGATGTATGCACTGTGCTTCTCGACCCG ACGTGGTCGTGTCCCATCTGTCGTGGGATGTGTAACTGCAGTCTGTGTCGTAAGAAGGAGGGCCGCTGTGCTACCGGCATCCTGGTAGGTTTGGCTCGCTACAATGGCCACGACAACGTCCATGAGTATTTGGAGAG CATCCAGAAGGAGCTGCAGTAA
- the LOC127536277 gene encoding echinoidin-like: MILLLFLFGLALGAVIPSDDQSVKLQRGSCPQFWFSFNGRCYKYIATTMTWAIAEFYCVSQGAHLVSIHSADEQNFVNSLISSFDYSAKPIWIGLNDLFHEGTFTWSDGSEVNFDFWNTGEPDGFGTMVHCGQSSGPSFRWNDEYCTSSCPAVCAFSLTPEKTAR; this comes from the coding sequence ATGATTTTGCTCCTCTTCTTGTTCGGTCTGGCTCTGGGTGCTGTGATTCCTTCAGATGACCAGAGTGTGAAGCTACAGCGAGGCAGCTGTCCCCAATTCTGGTTCAGCTTCAATGGCCGCTGCTACAAGTACATCGCTACAACTATGACCTGGGCTATTGCAGAGTTCTACTGTGTGTCACAGGGAGCCCACCTGGTGTCTATCCACAGTGCTGATGAACAGAATTTTGTCAATTCCCTGATCAGCAGTTTTGATTATTCAGCAAAACCCATCTGGATCGGATTGAATGACCTCTTTCATGAAGGCACATTCACGTGGTCTGATGGATCTGAAGTCAACTTTGACTTTTGGAACACAGGAGAACCAGACGGATTTGGAACTATGGTACACTGTGGACAGAGCTCCGGCCCGTCTTTCAGATGGAATGACGAGTATTGTACATCTTCATGCCCTGCTGTTTGTGCATTCTCCTTGACACCTGAGAAAACTGCAAGATGA
- the LOC127536275 gene encoding echinoidin-like: MILLLFLFALALGAVIPSDDQSVKLQRGNCPQFWFSFNGRCYKYIATTMTWAIAEFYCVSQGAHLVSIHSADEQNFVNSLISSFDYSAKPIWIGLNDLFHEGTFTWSDGSEVNFDFWNTGEPDDYGSRENCGQSSGPSFKWNDYSCTSSCPAVCAFSLTPEKTAR, encoded by the coding sequence ATGATCTTGCTCCTCTTCTTGTTCGCTCTGGCTCTGGGTGCTGTGATTCCTTCAGATGACCAGAGTGTGAAGCTACAGCGAGGCAACTGTCCCCAATTCTGGTTCAGCTTCAATGGCCGCTGCTACAAGTACATCGCTACAACTATGACCTGGGCTATTGCAGAGTTCTACTGTGTGTCACAGGGAGCCCACCTGGTGTCTATCCACAGTGCTGATGAACAGAATTTTGTCAATTCCCTGATCAGCAGTTTTGATTATTCAGCAAAACCCATCTGGATCGGATTGAATGACCTCTTTCATGAAGGCACATTCACGTGGTCTGATGGATCTGAAGTCAACTTTGACTTTTGGAACACAGGAGAACCTGACGATTATGGAAGTAGGGAAAACTGTGGACAGAGCTCCGGCCCGTCTTTCAAATGGAATGACTATTCATGTACATCTTCATGCCCTGCTGTTTGTGCATTCTCCTTGACACCTGAGAAAACTGCAAGATGA
- the LOC127536276 gene encoding echinoidin-like has protein sequence MILLLFLFALALGAVIPSDDQSVKLQRGNCPQFWFSFNGRCYKYIATTMTWAIAEFYCVSQGAHLVSIHSADEQNFVNSLISSFDYSAKPIWIGLNDLFHEGTFTWSDGSEVNFDFWNTGEPDDYGSRENCGQSSGPSFKWNDYSCTSSCPAVCAFSLTPEKTAR, from the coding sequence ATGATCTTGCTCCTCTTCTTGTTCGCTCTGGCTCTGGGTGCTGTGATTCCTTCAGATGACCAGAGTGTGAAGCTACAGCGAGGCAACTGTCCCCAATTCTGGTTCAGCTTCAATGGCCGCTGCTACAAGTACATCGCTACAACTATGACCTGGGCTATTGCAGAGTTCTACTGTGTGTCACAGGGAGCCCACCTGGTGTCTATCCACAGTGCTGATGAACAGAATTTTGTCAATTCCCTGATCAGCAGTTTTGATTATTCAGCAAAACCCATCTGGATCGGATTGAATGACCTCTTTCATGAAGGCACATTCACGTGGTCTGATGGATCTGAAGTCAACTTTGACTTTTGGAACACAGGAGAACCTGACGATTATGGAAGTAGGGAAAACTGTGGACAGAGCTCCGGCCCATCTTTCAAATGGAATGACTATTCATGTACATCTTCATGCCCTGCTGTTTGTGCATTCTCCTTGACACCTGAGAAAACTGCAAGATGA